The window AGATAATTAAATTTTAATGTAAATGCTAAGATATATGATTATAATGCTATATTAGATTTACAAATAGTGCGTTATATAATATAATTATATAAAAGAGAGTATTTAAAATTAAAATAAATAAAATTTTCAAAAATAATTTAAAAAAACAGAGATATGGACTTAAAAAAAATAAATTTATCTAGCATTTCTCCTGATAAAATTCGTAACTTTTCAATCATTGCACATATTGATCATGGAAAGTCTACTTTATCAGATAGATTATTAGAATTTACTGGCACTATTGATTCAAGGCATAAACATGAGCAATTTCTTGATAAACTGCAAGTAGAAAAAGAACGTGGAATTACAGTAAAAGCTCAAACAGCATCTATGTTTTATAACTATAAAGGCGAAACTTATCTTTTGAACTTGATCGACACCCCAGGACATGTGGATTTTAGTTACGAAGTATCAAGATCTTTATATGCTTGTCAAGGTGCTATTTTACTAGTAGATGCCGCTCAAGGAGTTCAGGCGCAAACTATGGCAAACTTCTATTTAGCATTTGATCAAAATTTAACTATTATTCCAGTAATTAATAAGATCGATATGGCAAACGCTGACCCTGAAAGAATCTCCAAAGAAATGACGCATCTTTTTGATTTCAAAAAAGATGAAATAATCAAAGCCTCAGCAAAATCCGGTATAGGTATAACTGACATATTAGATGCGGTCATAGAGCGTATACCAGCACCTGAAAGTTCTACAAATAAAGATTTAAAAGCTTTGCTATTTGACTCTTGGTTTAATGATTATAAAGGTGTTATATGTTTAATTGCGGTCAAAGATGGAGTGATTAAAAAAGGTGATAAAATCACTCTTGCTCAATCAAGTCAAAGCTACGAAGTTTTAGAAATCGGCCTAATGTATCCTAATGAAACCTCTATGGATGCACTATATGCAGGTCAAGTAGGTTATGTCGTGTGTGGCATGAAAAACGTTCTAGAAGCACGAGTAGGTGATACAATATATCATACAAAAAGACCAGTTGAACCTTTTGCCGGATTTAAACCAGCAAAGCCTATGGTTTTTGCAGGCATATTTCCTGTTGAAAATGAAGAATTTGATCTTTTAAAAGATTCAATCGAAAAACTTACTCTTACCGATGCAAGTGTAAAAGTTGAGAAAAAAAATTCAACAGCATTAGGTCTAGGCTTTAGATGTGGGTTCTTAGGACTTCTTCATATGGATGTATTCAAGCAAAGATTAGAGCAAGAATACAATTTATCTGTAATTATAACAGCACCAAGCGTACTTTATAAAGTTAAATTAACAAATGGTGAAACAATAGATATTGAAAATCCATCTGATTTTCCAGAACCTCAAAGGATTGAAGCTATATATGAACCTGTTATAGATGCAACTATAATCTTGCCATCTCAATATTTAGGAACTGTTTTAAAGTTATGTCATGATAAAAGAGGAACTCAAAAAGGACTTGAATATCTAAGCGAAGAGCGTATTATTTTAAGATATCGTTTGCCATTAAATGAAGTTGCTACAGATTTCTATGATCAATTAAAATCTGTAACCTCAGGTTATGCTAGTCTTGATTATGAAGAAGCTGGGTATCAAGAATCTGATTTAGTTAAAATGGATATCTTATTAAATGGCGATCCCGTTGACGCTTTATCAGTTATCGTCTATAGAGATAACGCATATTATATTGGAAGAGATTTAGTTGAAAAGTTAAAAAAAGTTATACCAAGACAACTCTTTCAAATAGCAATTCAAGCAGCAATAGGAGCTAAAATAGTAGCTAGAGAAACAATATCACAGTTAAGAAAAGACGTAATTGCAAAATGTTATGGCGGTGATATAACTCGTAAACGCAAATTACTTGAAAAACAAAAAGAAGGTAAAAAGAAAATGAAAGCTGTAGGTGGCGTAAAGATACCTCAAGAAGCTTTCTTAACCATATTGAAAAAAGAAAATTAATTAATAAGGCTTAAAATGCAAACAAAAAGTGCATCTCCGCAAATTTTTTCAGGCAATATATTTATTTTTTATTGTTTTGATGTAGCAGATGATATCGATCTTGAAAGTGTAAAAGATAAGCAGCTACTTTTAAGACAACCTTTATTGCTTTCAAAATATTTTAAAAATTATCATACTCCATTAGCCGTAGAGCTACCTCATCCTCACTCAAGTTCTAAATGTATAAGCGCCAAATTGCATGAATTTGGCGTTATTTCCCTTGCTTATAAGATACCATTTAAAGAAAACCTGGTAGATTTAAGACAACAAATCAACGATATAGAAGATGAGTATAGAGAACAAAGTGTAATAGACGCAGGCGCTATATTTAAAAAAATAAAATCTGAAACTAAACAACCAAGATTCTTTCATTTAAGAACTTCTTATGTAGTTATACAGATTAATCCTGAGCCTGATATAGATATTAATCAACTAAAAGAAGAATCGGGCAGCATAATTGCTTCTATGTTAAGATTTGAAATAGAAGTACTTTCTGAATATCAAAAAAATGAAATCTTAGCATCTGCAATAGGTTACTATCGTGGAGATTTAATTATAATCGATGCTTATGCGGCATTTGTCTATGATGATGAATATGAAGAATATTTAGATATATTTGAATTTGCCAATGTACAACAATTAGAATTACAATATTTTGATCGTTTACTTGATCAACAACTAAATACTGTCTATGAAAGGCAGATGAAAAAATCTAATTTCAGATCATATTTACCTCTTTTTGATGTCCTTAAAAGTAACCCTGTTGAAGAACTAGGAAATTTAAAAGTTGATATATCGGTTATTACTGAAAGATTAGAAAGTAGCATAAAACTTTCAGGAGAAGCTTACTTTTCAGAACTTTATTCTTTAATAGTAGAAAAGTTAGATATCAACACTTGGAAAGAGTCTATTAACAGAAAATTAGATATTATAAAAGACGTAAGCACAGTTTACCAAAATAAAGTAGAATCTGCTCGAGAAGATTTAACTTCCGGCCTTATCATTATCTTAATATTTATAGAATTAGTTATAGGTATATTAAGTTATTTAAAATAAGATATTAGTTATGTTATGGTATAATTATAAAGCTACAATTTTGAGAAATAATATTAAAAAACTCTGGTTTATATTATGATTATACCTAATTTTTTTGTTGACGGTGCTACCGGTGTTGGAAAAACTACATTTATTAACTTACTCAAACAACATCTTTCCTATATTTCGGTAATTACTGAAGAAGTCGAAAATTTTACTAATGTACAAAATACTGGAAATATTTTAGAGCGTTATTTCAGCAACCCTCCACGCTGGGCTTTAAGTACAAATATTTACATTACTTTAACACATGTAAAATCTCTAGAGATAACTAATAAATCTAATAATAAAAATCTAACAGCAATAATTATGGATCGTTCGATTTATTCCGATTACTATATACATGCAAAAATGGAATACCGTCAGAATCAAATGGATTTATTAGAATACACTATATATAAAGAGTTTTTCGACTATATTGAAAAAAATACAATCAGGCCGACTGGATTCATTTATTTGAAAGCATCGCCTGAGTTAGTATTGCAACGTGTTCATGAACGAAATAGAACTGAAGAAAGAAACCTACAGTTGCAATACCAAAAAATACAGGCTTTTCTTTATGATCAATTGTTTATTGAAAAAAAAGATATACCAGAAAATATAGCTCGTATTCCTGTACTAATTCTTGATGCAACCAAAAATTTTAAAGATGATATTGAAATACAAAAAAATTATATTAATCAAGTTAAAAATTTTATAGAACTCTGTATAAAGAATCAAAAATTATATTCTAGTACTTGATAGAGTATCTTTTTATTTATTGAGCTACACTAACTTTTGCAGGTCTTAATAACTGCTCTTTATGCAAGTATCCCTTTTGAAGTACCTGAACTATATCACCTGATTTATGATTATCAGATTGAGTTTGCATAATAGCTTCATGAAATTCCGGGTTAAACTCTTGATAAGAAACTTGAGTTATATTATATTTTTCTAACAATTTTTCAAAAGATCTAAGGATTAATTTAAATCCTTCTAAATGTTTTTCAAAAGTTTCAGGTAACTTTTCACTTTCGATTTGGGCAAATGCACGTTCAAAATCATCCAATATACCCAAAAGATCTTTTAAGACTATAGATTCACCATATAATAAAGCTTGTCCTCTTTCTTTTTCAGTTCTCTTTTTAAAATTTTCAAATTCAGCAACCAAATACATATAACGTCTTTTAGCTTCAGATAACTCTTGAGAACATCTTGAATCTTTTGAATTATCTACATTATCTTCTATATTTTGGCTTTCTTTATTATCTTTTATATTATCATCAAAGTTATGTGACATATCAATACCTCATCTAGTTTTTGAATAATTTTACGTATTTAAAGACTTTTAAGACAGAGCAATTAAAGAAAAATGCTTCATAAATAATATAGGTCTTTTTATATTAAAATTATAACATAAATGACAAAATATTCCATAAGTCCTTCTTAATTACTAGAAATAAAAGACTTGAATTATATATAAAAATATTGCTATTATTAAATTAAATATTTTTTTTAAATAAAAAATTAATAAATATATAACAAAGAGGAAGCTAAATGAAAAAAGCAATATTAATTTTAATGTTAATCTCAGGAACAACTAACATGTTCGGAGCAATAAACGTAGAAAAGATGATTAGTAATATAGCAGAGCTTTTAAGAACCTTAACTGATGAAAAAACCGGTCTTGCCCATAATGTAGATAATCTTAAGAAAAGCGCTGATACTATTAAGATATTTGCTTATTGCTCTAGATTTAAAGGCCCAGAAAGAAAAAACAAAGTAGTAAAGATGACCTCTAAGGGCGTAACCACTTCAGTCAAATGTAACGATATTTCTCAATTAATTGAAGCTATGATTCCTATATTACACTTATGGCAACATAATATTATAGGTTCAGAAGAAAGTCCTGGAATTCTTTATACCATTTTAAATCTATTTGAAAATGCCGGAATAACAAGCCTAAGAGATATTAAAACAATTATTTCTAGTTTATCAAAAATAATTGGTATGACAACTAAATTAATGGGAGCAATGGAAGACAAAGTTATTGTTAAAGATTTAGTACCAGTTAAAACCGTTTATCATTAACTTATAAAAAAATAACTAGAAAAAAAGGATACAAAAATGAAAAAGAAAATATTAATTATACTATCTTCTATATTTATGTTTTTAAATTTAGAATTACAAGCAGCACCATTTAGTTATTATCAAGTATTAGGCGTATCTCAAACAGCTACTGATAGAGAAATTATAAATGCCTTTAGAAAATTATCATTAAAATATCACCCTGATAAGAATGCTGGCAATAAAGAAGTTGAAGAAAAGTATAAAGAGATAACTGTCGCTTATACTGTTTTATCCAACCCAGAGACTCGCAAAGAGTATGATGAATTTTTAAAT of the Candidatus Babela massiliensis genome contains:
- a CDS encoding deoxynucleoside kinase; its protein translation is MIIPNFFVDGATGVGKTTFINLLKQHLSYISVITEEVENFTNVQNTGNILERYFSNPPRWALSTNIYITLTHVKSLEITNKSNNKNLTAIIMDRSIYSDYYIHAKMEYRQNQMDLLEYTIYKEFFDYIEKNTIRPTGFIYLKASPELVLQRVHERNRTEERNLQLQYQKIQAFLYDQLFIEKKDIPENIARIPVLILDATKNFKDDIEIQKNYINQVKNFIELCIKNQKLYSST
- the lepA gene encoding translation elongation factor 4, whose protein sequence is MSPDKIRNFSIIAHIDHGKSTLSDRLLEFTGTIDSRHKHEQFLDKLQVEKERGITVKAQTASMFYNYKGETYLLNLIDTPGHVDFSYEVSRSLYACQGAILLVDAAQGVQAQTMANFYLAFDQNLTIIPVINKIDMANADPERISKEMTHLFDFKKDEIIKASAKSGIGITDILDAVIERIPAPESSTNKDLKALLFDSWFNDYKGVICLIAVKDGVIKKGDKITLAQSSQSYEVLEIGLMYPNETSMDALYAGQVGYVVCGMKNVLEARVGDTIYHTKRPVEPFAGFKPAKPMVFAGIFPVENEEFDLLKDSIEKLTLTDASVKVEKKNSTALGLGFRCGFLGLLHMDVFKQRLEQEYNLSVIITAPSVLYKVKLTNGETIDIENPSDFPEPQRIEAIYEPVIDATIILPSQYLGTVLKLCHDKRGTQKGLEYLSEERIILRYRLPLNEVATDFYDQLKSVTSGYASLDYEEAGYQESDLVKMDILLNGDPVDALSVIVYRDNAYYIGRDLVEKLKKVIPRQLFQIAIQAAIGAKIVARETISQLRKDVIAKCYGGDITRKRKLLEKQKEGKKKMKAVGGVKIPQEAFLTILKKEN
- a CDS encoding nucleotide exchange factor GrpE produces the protein MSHNFDDNIKDNKESQNIEDNVDNSKDSRCSQELSEAKRRYMYLVAEFENFKKRTEKERGQALLYGESIVLKDLLGILDDFERAFAQIESEKLPETFEKHLEGFKLILRSFEKLLEKYNITQVSYQEFNPEFHEAIMQTQSDNHKSGDIVQVLQKGYLHKEQLLRPAKVSVAQ